A genomic stretch from Natronomonas gomsonensis includes:
- a CDS encoding bacterio-opsin activator domain-containing protein yields MSDFDIDASTAKLLESLPDPVYIFGLDGRLLWWNDRVREVTGYDDDELSGMDGFDLLPSEQRVDAKEALGDFESLPPGYTMEFDVLTTDGRRIPHEFNSTVLEVADETVVVSIARDISLRHDREAALRRQRDELDTMNRISETVHGVIRGVVDAASREEIESTVCERLAASELYRAVWVGRNTPEETVIPETGIGVDEDFVDAMEELNEFEWTRPAQKALDTGESQATQRIPELQFPDPVREVAIERGIESGVAVPLVHRGNALGVLVVYSSRSEAFNDREQAAFRRLGEIVGFAINAVQTERLLLSDSATRLTFRIESPDAFLASVSTLADGPCRHEWSTPAGADRYRHYITVSGLPPERVEAIAEETQTVESAEYVSSNGDDGVFEVVTTDSLIRRLLEAGASPVSLVARDGETTFVAEVPGDADPRPIVEAAKEFYDAELVSKHEVERPVRTVEAYQDGVEDRLTDKQLAALRHAFFGGYFSWPRDATAEDIADTMDISSPTFHYHLRHAQQALVEAYLQHLED; encoded by the coding sequence ATGTCGGACTTCGATATCGACGCGTCGACGGCGAAACTGTTGGAATCGCTTCCGGACCCCGTGTACATCTTCGGCCTCGATGGCCGGCTCCTGTGGTGGAACGACCGGGTCCGGGAGGTGACGGGGTACGACGATGATGAACTATCCGGGATGGACGGCTTCGACCTCCTCCCGTCCGAGCAGCGCGTCGACGCGAAAGAGGCTCTCGGCGATTTCGAGTCGCTCCCGCCGGGCTATACGATGGAGTTCGACGTTCTAACGACGGACGGTAGACGAATCCCCCACGAGTTCAACAGCACCGTCTTGGAGGTTGCCGACGAGACGGTGGTCGTGAGCATCGCACGCGACATCTCGCTTCGACACGACCGGGAGGCTGCCCTCCGGCGACAGCGCGACGAACTCGACACGATGAACCGAATCAGCGAGACGGTTCACGGGGTCATTCGCGGTGTCGTCGACGCCGCGAGCCGGGAGGAAATCGAATCCACGGTGTGTGAACGACTCGCCGCCTCCGAACTGTATCGGGCGGTGTGGGTCGGACGGAACACGCCCGAAGAGACGGTCATCCCGGAGACCGGTATCGGCGTCGACGAGGACTTCGTCGACGCAATGGAGGAACTCAACGAGTTCGAGTGGACCCGGCCGGCACAGAAAGCGCTCGATACCGGCGAGTCACAGGCGACACAGAGGATTCCGGAGTTGCAGTTCCCTGACCCCGTTCGGGAGGTGGCCATCGAGCGCGGTATCGAATCCGGCGTCGCCGTTCCGTTGGTCCACCGGGGGAACGCCCTGGGCGTCCTCGTCGTGTACTCCTCGCGGTCGGAGGCGTTCAACGACCGCGAGCAGGCGGCGTTCCGACGCCTCGGAGAAATCGTCGGGTTCGCCATCAACGCCGTCCAGACCGAACGCCTGCTTCTCTCCGACAGCGCGACGCGACTCACCTTCCGCATCGAGAGTCCCGACGCGTTCCTCGCGTCCGTGTCGACGCTCGCTGACGGTCCCTGTCGACACGAGTGGAGTACGCCGGCGGGTGCCGACCGGTATCGCCACTACATCACGGTCTCGGGGCTCCCACCGGAGCGGGTCGAGGCGATTGCCGAGGAGACGCAGACGGTCGAATCCGCGGAGTACGTCAGCTCCAACGGCGACGATGGCGTCTTCGAGGTCGTGACGACCGACTCCCTCATCCGTCGACTGCTGGAGGCCGGCGCGTCGCCGGTCTCCCTCGTCGCTCGGGACGGAGAGACGACCTTCGTCGCGGAAGTTCCGGGTGATGCGGACCCTCGCCCGATAGTCGAGGCGGCCAAGGAGTTCTACGACGCCGAGTTGGTATCGAAACACGAGGTCGAACGGCCGGTTCGGACCGTCGAGGCGTACCAAGACGGCGTCGAGGACCGACTGACTGACAAACAGTTGGCGGCGCTCAGACACGCCTTCTTCGGCGGCTACTTCTCGTGGCCACGGGACGCCACCGCCGAGGATATCGCCGACACGATGGACATCAGTTCCCCGACGTTCCACTACCACCTCCGCCACGCACAGCAGGCGCTCGTCGAGGCGTACCTCCAGCATCTAGAGGACTAG
- the ribH gene encoding 6,7-dimethyl-8-ribityllumazine synthase, whose translation MVALGLVVAQFNKERPITHEMEDRGRAAADDAGADIVETIEVPGAYDTPLAADRLARRDDIDAVAVLGAIITGDTDHDQVIADAAAQGLTDVSLQRDTPVAFGVIGPGMSQAEAEERIEYGATTVRSAIELAEELQ comes from the coding sequence ATGGTAGCGCTCGGGCTGGTGGTCGCGCAGTTCAACAAGGAGCGGCCGATTACCCACGAGATGGAGGACCGCGGACGGGCGGCCGCCGACGACGCCGGTGCCGACATCGTCGAAACTATCGAGGTACCAGGGGCCTACGACACGCCGCTGGCCGCCGACCGACTGGCACGCCGAGATGATATCGACGCCGTCGCCGTCCTTGGTGCCATCATCACCGGCGACACCGACCACGACCAGGTCATCGCCGACGCCGCCGCACAGGGGTTGACCGACGTGTCCCTACAGCGGGACACACCGGTCGCCTTCGGCGTTATCGGCCCCGGAATGAGCCAGGCGGAGGCCGAAGAGCGAATCGAATACGGGGCGACCACCGTCCGGAGCGCTATTGAACTCGCAGAGGAACTACAATGA
- a CDS encoding DUF2797 domain-containing protein, translating to MQVVGYESGAGRETAAALLVATDGVVERESLEAGRQLQWSLGKRRCAGTVDGTDHLACENPTAPYCEAHDSTWVCARCTGTCLKAEMDCYQRHAVYFAAFAPKTFKVGVTKLRRLETRFREQGADRGAHLYTVENGRIAREIEAELAADLPIPDAVRVPTKIDGMGRTVDEAAWTRLLSEFDVQGTYAFEYGLALEAAPVAETLASGTVLGTKGRVLLLERDGGTFAVDMRDLVGYELREGSSARQLQSSLGAFG from the coding sequence GTGCAAGTCGTCGGCTACGAGTCGGGTGCGGGCCGGGAGACAGCGGCCGCGCTGTTGGTCGCCACCGACGGCGTCGTCGAGCGGGAATCGCTGGAAGCGGGCCGGCAACTCCAGTGGTCCCTCGGGAAGCGCCGCTGTGCCGGTACCGTCGACGGAACCGACCACCTCGCCTGTGAGAACCCCACGGCGCCGTACTGTGAGGCCCACGACTCGACGTGGGTGTGTGCCCGCTGTACCGGCACGTGTCTGAAGGCAGAGATGGACTGCTATCAGAGGCATGCCGTCTACTTCGCGGCGTTCGCGCCGAAGACGTTCAAGGTCGGCGTGACGAAACTGCGCCGGCTTGAGACCCGCTTCCGCGAGCAGGGCGCCGACCGCGGTGCTCACCTCTACACCGTCGAAAACGGCCGTATCGCGCGGGAAATCGAGGCGGAACTCGCCGCCGACCTCCCGATTCCCGACGCCGTCCGCGTGCCGACGAAAATCGATGGGATGGGACGGACCGTCGACGAGGCCGCCTGGACCCGTCTGCTCTCGGAGTTCGACGTACAGGGAACCTATGCCTTCGAGTACGGACTGGCCCTCGAGGCCGCGCCGGTCGCCGAGACGCTCGCCTCGGGGACGGTTCTCGGGACGAAAGGCCGTGTACTCCTCCTCGAACGGGATGGGGGGACCTTCGCCGTCGACATGCGTGACCTCGTCGGCTACGAACTCCGGGAGGGTTCCTCCGCACGGCAGTTGCAGTCGAGTCTCGGCGCGTTCGGCTGA
- a CDS encoding DUF5803 family protein: MNRRLLAAVALVCFLGLSGCTAIFGANVDDPEALSADANYDYDTDYDASLVLNRDNYTAVYNVSRKTVGDEGEIELYTTDALAVERPLELRGLQFRYPNGTVLRYTSDGDVVRTDTGETVDTLEVDSTRQRSIVELPAEEGQLAFTTPRNGKQLTVETPVNGSYEVALPPNTDASIPLLSQVRPENDDRREVGDRVVLTWENLDSSVLVLRWYLNRDIWLFGGLAAIGTLIGLVGGVYYYLQIQRAKERRQEEGIDIEYDDDGDGPPPGMR; the protein is encoded by the coding sequence ATGAACCGACGCCTCCTCGCCGCCGTCGCCCTCGTCTGTTTCCTCGGATTATCCGGCTGTACGGCCATCTTCGGCGCCAACGTCGACGACCCCGAGGCGCTGTCGGCCGATGCCAACTACGACTACGACACCGACTACGACGCCTCACTCGTCCTCAACCGCGACAACTACACCGCCGTCTACAACGTCTCACGGAAGACGGTCGGTGACGAGGGCGAAATCGAGTTGTACACCACCGACGCGCTGGCGGTCGAGCGGCCCTTGGAGCTACGCGGCCTGCAGTTCCGCTACCCCAACGGGACGGTGTTGCGCTACACCAGCGACGGCGATGTCGTCCGCACAGACACCGGTGAAACCGTCGACACACTCGAAGTCGACAGCACCCGACAGCGCTCAATCGTGGAGTTGCCGGCCGAGGAGGGCCAACTTGCCTTCACGACGCCCCGGAACGGAAAACAGCTAACCGTCGAAACACCCGTCAACGGCAGTTACGAGGTCGCGCTGCCCCCGAACACGGACGCCTCGATTCCGCTGTTGTCACAGGTTCGCCCCGAAAACGACGACCGCCGCGAAGTCGGCGACCGCGTCGTCCTGACCTGGGAGAACCTCGATAGCTCGGTGCTCGTCCTGCGGTGGTACCTCAACCGCGACATCTGGCTGTTCGGCGGACTGGCTGCCATCGGGACCCTCATCGGCCTCGTTGGCGGCGTCTACTACTACCTGCAGATACAGCGAGCGAAGGAACGCCGCCAGGAGGAGGGCATCGACATCGAGTACGACGACGACGGCGACGGGCCACCGCCGGGAATGCGTTGA
- a CDS encoding BsuPI-related putative proteinase inhibitor — MESMLDAALEVTVGDGVRFTFTVVNPGNTPLEVTFRDACRADFTVYEDDTEVWRYSDGEAFAQVLTSADLQPGEAATFEETWPDPKPGDYTAEATLRILEDDVSARTPFSV; from the coding sequence ATGGAGTCCATGCTCGATGCGGCGCTGGAGGTGACCGTCGGCGACGGCGTCCGCTTTACGTTCACCGTCGTCAATCCCGGGAACACCCCGCTCGAAGTGACGTTTCGGGACGCCTGTCGGGCCGACTTCACCGTCTACGAGGACGACACGGAGGTGTGGCGCTACAGCGACGGCGAGGCCTTCGCACAGGTCCTCACCTCGGCGGACCTCCAGCCCGGCGAAGCGGCCACCTTCGAGGAGACATGGCCGGACCCAAAGCCCGGTGACTACACCGCCGAGGCGACGCTCCGAATCCTGGAGGATGACGTGTCGGCGCGCACCCCGTTTTCGGTGTAG
- a CDS encoding DUF7490 domain-containing protein, with translation MRTDALLAGVAIVALLAMVAIAALVPGFVSDPTPERDAPPARLDVSETTLAVGEVTGETATLDVTTYLSHRGGPADNVTVVVRATDADSGLVADTARTDLGSVDGETEHEAPVSVTVPREGGYEISALLYVDGQRVDAARASVSGVSALTPPYAETSVAFHRFAAQPAVEYTIQSSDGETTTLDVTSYLTNGGDAPESGLRLVVTARQSDSNVVAARTETTVGAIEPGRTATPSVELSVPENYNYYLDVTLWRDGVILDSTRSVANLDPEETLAANETRRPVAFEASDFETGDGGVGRPDRESPTAGEGQPGFGPVVAIVALFGSLFAARRWSV, from the coding sequence ATGCGAACTGATGCCCTCCTCGCCGGCGTTGCCATCGTCGCCCTCCTCGCGATGGTGGCTATCGCCGCGCTGGTCCCCGGGTTCGTCAGCGACCCGACGCCCGAACGGGACGCACCGCCAGCCCGATTGGATGTCTCCGAGACGACGCTCGCCGTCGGAGAGGTGACCGGAGAGACGGCGACGCTCGACGTGACCACGTACCTCTCCCACCGCGGCGGCCCCGCCGACAACGTGACCGTCGTCGTTCGCGCGACCGACGCCGACAGCGGCCTCGTCGCCGACACCGCCCGAACGGACCTCGGTTCGGTCGACGGCGAAACCGAACACGAGGCGCCCGTCTCGGTGACCGTCCCACGCGAAGGTGGCTACGAGATATCCGCGCTGTTGTACGTCGACGGCCAGCGGGTCGACGCCGCACGGGCGAGCGTCAGCGGCGTCTCGGCGCTGACGCCGCCGTACGCCGAAACCAGCGTCGCCTTCCATCGCTTCGCCGCCCAGCCGGCCGTCGAGTACACCATCCAATCCAGCGACGGCGAGACGACGACGCTCGACGTGACGAGCTATCTCACCAACGGCGGCGATGCTCCCGAATCGGGGCTCCGTCTCGTCGTCACCGCACGCCAGTCCGACTCGAACGTCGTCGCCGCACGCACCGAGACGACCGTCGGAGCCATCGAACCGGGTCGAACCGCGACGCCCAGCGTCGAGTTGTCGGTCCCGGAGAACTACAACTACTACCTCGATGTGACGCTGTGGCGCGACGGCGTGATTCTCGACTCGACGCGGTCGGTCGCGAACCTCGACCCCGAGGAGACACTCGCGGCCAACGAAACGCGCCGTCCAGTCGCCTTCGAAGCCAGCGACTTCGAGACGGGTGACGGTGGTGTTGGCCGTCCCGACCGGGAGTCACCGACAGCAGGAGAGGGCCAACCCGGATTCGGCCCGGTCGTCGCCATCGTTGCGCTATTCGGTTCGCTGTTCGCCGCCCGGAGGTGGTCGGTGTGA
- a CDS encoding competence/damage-inducible protein A, whose amino-acid sequence MNIAVVCVGDELLSGDTVNTNAAWLGERLTERGVTVERTTVVPDRIADIARVVNEYRAEYDAVVTTGGLGPTHDDMTMDGVAAAFGRSVETNEAALEWLDAEGGYHAADLAAGTADLPVGSEPIHNPEGVAPGCVIENVYVLPGVPTEMKAMFEAIKDDFEGERRHVTEVVVDEPESALVERFNELQERFGVKVGSYPGEFVRVKIESTDEAAIEAAEAWLRERADAVEA is encoded by the coding sequence ATGAACATCGCTGTGGTGTGTGTCGGCGACGAACTGCTCTCCGGTGACACCGTCAACACGAACGCCGCGTGGCTCGGCGAACGACTCACCGAACGTGGTGTAACCGTCGAGCGGACGACGGTCGTCCCCGACCGCATCGCCGACATCGCACGCGTCGTCAACGAGTACCGAGCGGAGTACGACGCCGTCGTCACGACGGGCGGTCTCGGCCCGACGCACGACGACATGACGATGGATGGCGTCGCCGCCGCCTTCGGCCGGAGCGTCGAGACGAACGAGGCGGCACTCGAGTGGCTCGACGCCGAGGGCGGTTACCACGCCGCGGACCTCGCGGCGGGGACGGCCGACCTTCCGGTCGGTTCGGAGCCGATACACAACCCCGAAGGCGTCGCACCCGGCTGTGTCATCGAGAACGTCTACGTCCTGCCGGGCGTTCCCACGGAGATGAAAGCGATGTTCGAGGCGATAAAAGACGACTTCGAAGGCGAGCGACGCCACGTCACCGAAGTCGTCGTCGACGAACCCGAAAGCGCCCTCGTCGAGCGATTCAACGAGTTACAGGAGCGCTTCGGCGTGAAAGTCGGAAGCTATCCCGGCGAGTTCGTCCGGGTGAAAATCGAGAGTACCGACGAGGCAGCCATCGAAGCGGCCGAAGCGTGGCTCCGGGAGCGAGCCGACGCGGTCGAGGCCTGA
- a CDS encoding DUF2110 family protein encodes MVVLATKLYVGGDAKQRSLDSLTSLVENDLADLDVEFTVGLRDDGFPSVTITGEDAPVARNLLAEEWGAVTPHRDASETYVGTLESWDDEGFILDAGEPVRIPADELGLGQGNPDQIRRRFGLVQHMPLRFVEGEADEPARLADDERDRLYEWTRGTDRVNVNSATRAEVRATVNRSGHAEDIVTVERLGLLEQSIICREETDGPGLLSDIGPHLRSELLVVVTD; translated from the coding sequence ATGGTCGTTCTCGCAACGAAACTGTACGTCGGCGGCGATGCAAAGCAGCGGTCGTTGGACTCACTGACGTCGCTCGTCGAAAACGACCTCGCGGACCTCGACGTCGAATTCACCGTCGGGCTTCGAGACGACGGCTTCCCGTCGGTGACGATTACCGGCGAGGACGCACCCGTGGCACGGAACCTGTTGGCCGAGGAGTGGGGTGCAGTCACGCCACACCGCGACGCCAGCGAAACGTACGTCGGCACGCTGGAATCGTGGGATGACGAAGGGTTCATCCTCGATGCGGGCGAACCGGTCCGGATTCCGGCCGACGAACTCGGCTTGGGACAGGGCAATCCCGACCAGATTCGCAGGCGGTTCGGCCTCGTCCAGCACATGCCGCTTCGGTTCGTCGAGGGCGAAGCGGACGAACCGGCCCGCCTCGCCGACGACGAGCGGGACCGACTGTACGAGTGGACGCGCGGAACCGACCGCGTGAACGTCAACAGCGCGACGCGTGCGGAGGTTCGGGCGACCGTCAACCGGTCTGGCCACGCCGAGGACATCGTCACCGTCGAGCGCCTCGGTCTGCTCGAACAGAGCATCATCTGCCGTGAGGAAACCGACGGCCCGGGACTGCTCTCCGACATCGGCCCGCACCTCCGCTCGGAGTTACTCGTCGTCGTCACCGACTGA
- the tfe gene encoding transcription factor E: MAFDELLNDPVIQKYLHELVGPTGMPVAAAPPDGEVTDEELAEELGLELNDVRRALFILYENDLATYRRLRDEDSGWLTYLWTFEYENIPEQLEEEMHRLLESLEERRSYEQDNEFYLCNNCQLRFEFGEAMEFGFECPDCGGPLETMDNQRLVDAMDRRIEELREELHIDEGTDGAEA; this comes from the coding sequence ATGGCTTTTGACGAACTGTTGAACGACCCCGTGATTCAGAAGTACCTCCACGAACTCGTGGGGCCGACGGGGATGCCGGTCGCGGCCGCACCGCCGGACGGCGAGGTGACAGACGAGGAACTCGCCGAGGAGCTCGGCCTTGAGCTCAACGACGTTCGTCGGGCGCTGTTCATTCTCTACGAGAACGACCTCGCGACGTACCGCCGGCTCCGCGACGAGGACTCCGGGTGGCTCACCTATCTGTGGACCTTCGAGTACGAGAACATCCCCGAACAGCTCGAAGAGGAGATGCACCGGCTGTTGGAGTCGCTCGAAGAGCGCCGCAGCTACGAACAGGACAACGAGTTCTACCTCTGTAACAACTGCCAACTCCGCTTCGAGTTCGGCGAAGCAATGGAGTTCGGCTTCGAATGTCCCGACTGTGGCGGCCCGCTGGAGACGATGGACAACCAGCGGCTCGTCGACGCGATGGACCGACGCATCGAGGAGTTGCGCGAGGAACTACACATAGACGAAGGGACCGACGGGGCGGAAGCGTAG
- a CDS encoding GNAT family N-acetyltransferase, translating to MFETRDRRELYEFIDSRGEVTYDDLIESDLLTDPDRYRQLVAVMKRDGILEEHDGTLRPALDAGTEETHHIDGTEVTIRPARQEDISGILGVMRQVAEEKRYIVAEDVAEQLSSDSALVRDDLEDQRFFVATINDEVVGWCAVETPKLDKLAHTGELTLGVLEEYRGRDIGSHLIQRALSWASKAGFHKVYNSIPATNAAGIEFLEEHGWNTEAIRRDHYRIDGEFVDEVMMALQLND from the coding sequence ATGTTCGAAACCCGGGACCGAAGAGAGTTGTACGAGTTTATCGACTCACGCGGCGAGGTGACCTATGACGACCTCATCGAGTCGGACCTTCTGACCGACCCCGACCGGTATCGACAACTGGTCGCGGTGATGAAACGGGACGGCATTCTGGAGGAACACGACGGCACGCTCCGGCCGGCGTTGGACGCCGGAACCGAAGAGACACACCACATCGACGGGACGGAGGTAACCATCCGACCGGCGAGACAGGAGGACATCTCCGGCATCCTCGGCGTGATGCGGCAGGTGGCTGAGGAGAAACGCTACATCGTCGCCGAAGACGTAGCCGAGCAACTATCGAGCGACAGCGCACTCGTCCGCGATGACCTCGAAGACCAGCGGTTCTTCGTCGCCACGATAAACGACGAGGTCGTCGGGTGGTGTGCCGTCGAGACGCCCAAGCTCGACAAACTCGCCCACACCGGCGAACTCACCCTCGGCGTCTTAGAGGAGTACCGGGGACGGGACATCGGCAGTCACCTGATACAGCGGGCGCTGTCGTGGGCCTCGAAAGCCGGCTTCCATAAGGTGTACAACAGCATCCCGGCGACGAACGCAGCAGGCATCGAGTTCCTCGAGGAACACGGCTGGAACACCGAAGCCATCCGCCGGGATCACTACCGCATCGACGGGGAGTTCGTCGACGAAGTGATGATGGCACTGCAGTTGAACGACTGA
- a CDS encoding NAD-dependent epimerase/dehydratase family protein encodes MNLSGKRLCITGGAGFVGSHLADRLVADNEVVVVDRLGNGRREWVPDDAEFVEGDLREDSVVARAIDEDTDAVFHFAADKAVDSDAPNEQFRLNTELTATVLERMRSVGCEHVAFTSSSTVYGEAPRPTPEDYAPLEPISMYGAAKLAEESLLSVYANSYGFQVWNFRFANIVGPRLQLGAVIPDFIHKLREDSSELEILGDGRQEKSYMHIDDCIDAMCYVVNNADTAMNTYNLGTRTTTSVRTIADIVAAEMDLDPAYSFTGGDRGWVGDVPRMRLSVEKLAGLGWKPEGSSDDAVRRAVRELLAADFE; translated from the coding sequence ATGAACCTCTCCGGCAAGCGGCTCTGTATCACCGGTGGCGCGGGTTTCGTCGGCTCACACCTCGCCGACCGTCTCGTCGCCGACAACGAAGTCGTCGTCGTCGACCGCCTTGGCAACGGCCGCCGCGAGTGGGTCCCCGACGACGCCGAGTTCGTCGAAGGCGACCTGCGTGAAGACTCGGTCGTCGCCAGAGCCATCGACGAAGACACCGACGCGGTGTTTCACTTCGCCGCCGACAAGGCGGTCGACAGCGACGCCCCCAACGAACAGTTCCGGCTGAACACGGAGTTGACCGCGACCGTCCTCGAACGGATGCGGTCGGTCGGCTGCGAGCACGTCGCCTTCACGTCCTCCTCGACGGTGTACGGCGAGGCCCCGCGCCCGACGCCCGAGGACTACGCACCGCTTGAACCCATCAGCATGTACGGCGCCGCGAAGTTGGCCGAGGAGTCGCTGTTGTCGGTGTACGCCAACAGCTACGGCTTCCAGGTGTGGAACTTCCGATTCGCCAATATCGTCGGCCCGCGGCTCCAACTCGGCGCGGTCATCCCCGACTTCATCCACAAACTCCGAGAGGACTCCTCCGAATTAGAAATCCTCGGCGACGGGAGACAGGAGAAATCCTACATGCACATCGACGACTGCATCGACGCGATGTGTTACGTCGTTAATAATGCCGACACGGCGATGAACACCTACAACCTCGGAACGCGGACGACGACCTCGGTGCGCACCATCGCCGACATCGTCGCCGCGGAGATGGACCTCGACCCCGCCTACTCCTTCACCGGCGGCGACCGCGGGTGGGTCGGCGACGTGCCACGAATGAGACTCTCCGTCGAGAAACTCGCCGGCCTCGGATGGAAACCGGAGGGTTCGTCCGACGACGCCGTCCGGCGGGCGGTTCGAGAATTGCTTGCGGCCGACTTCGAGTAG
- a CDS encoding pyridoxal phosphate-dependent aminotransferase — MTMDFADRLERVEPSATLAISNLASQLEADGVDVVDLSVGEPDFPTPANIVDAGKQAIDDGHTGYAPSNGIPPLKEAIVEKLDGDGLDYSTDEVIVTPGAKQALYETFQALIEEGDEVVLLDPAWVSYEAMAKMAGADISRVDLSKHGFQLAPALEELAATVSDDTELLVVNSPSNPSGAVFGDDALEGVRDLAVDHDITVISDEIYDAITYDTDQTSLGSLSGMGERTVTINGFSKAYSMTGWRLGYLAAPEALVEQASKLHSHSVSCATHFVQYAGVEALENTDDAVVEMRDAFEDRRDMLVDLFAEHGKDVPVPDGAFYMMLPVDSDDQAWCEGAIEEAHVATVPGSAFGTPGYARLSYAASEERLREGVERLADAGYL; from the coding sequence ATGACAATGGATTTCGCAGACCGCCTCGAGCGCGTCGAACCGAGTGCAACGCTCGCTATCAGCAACCTCGCATCGCAACTCGAAGCCGACGGCGTCGACGTCGTCGACCTCTCGGTGGGTGAGCCCGACTTCCCGACGCCGGCGAACATCGTCGACGCGGGCAAGCAGGCCATCGACGACGGCCACACTGGCTACGCACCTTCCAACGGGATTCCCCCGCTGAAGGAAGCCATCGTCGAGAAACTCGACGGCGACGGCCTCGACTATTCGACCGACGAAGTCATCGTCACCCCCGGCGCCAAACAGGCGCTGTACGAGACGTTTCAGGCGCTCATCGAGGAGGGCGATGAGGTCGTCCTCTTGGACCCCGCGTGGGTGAGTTACGAAGCGATGGCGAAGATGGCCGGCGCCGACATCTCCCGTGTCGACCTCTCGAAGCACGGCTTCCAGTTGGCGCCGGCACTCGAGGAACTGGCGGCGACGGTTTCGGACGACACCGAACTGCTCGTCGTCAACTCGCCGTCGAACCCCTCCGGGGCGGTGTTCGGCGACGACGCCCTCGAGGGCGTCCGCGACCTCGCCGTCGACCACGACATCACCGTCATCTCCGACGAGATTTACGACGCCATCACCTACGACACCGACCAGACCTCGCTGGGTTCCCTCAGCGGAATGGGCGAGCGCACGGTGACCATCAACGGCTTCTCGAAGGCCTACTCGATGACCGGCTGGCGACTCGGCTACCTCGCCGCGCCCGAAGCCCTCGTCGAGCAGGCGTCGAAACTCCACAGCCACTCGGTGTCGTGTGCGACGCACTTCGTCCAGTACGCTGGTGTCGAGGCGCTGGAGAACACCGACGACGCCGTCGTCGAGATGCGCGATGCCTTCGAGGACCGCCGTGACATGCTCGTCGACCTCTTCGCCGAACACGGCAAGGACGTCCCGGTTCCGGACGGCGCGTTCTACATGATGCTGCCGGTCGACTCCGACGACCAGGCGTGGTGCGAGGGTGCCATCGAGGAGGCCCACGTTGCCACCGTTCCGGGGAGCGCCTTCGGAACGCCCGGCTACGCGCGACTCTCGTATGCGGCCAGCGAAGAGCGACTCCGCGAGGGCGTCGAACGATTGGCCGACGCCGGCTACCTGTAG
- a CDS encoding tRNA (cytidine(56)-2'-O)-methyltransferase gives MQQGNEVCVLRLGHRPGRDNRMTTHVGLTARALGADRVVISGDASQSAETIADITDRFGGPFEVELTDSHRKLLREFDGIVVHLTMYGLPVQDVEADVRADFEEGPVLVVVGAEKVSFDVYEAADYNVGVTNQPHSEVAGLAVFLDRLFEGRELDREWVGASHEVVPKATGKQVEPVDEEE, from the coding sequence ATGCAACAGGGAAACGAGGTGTGCGTCCTCCGTCTCGGCCACCGCCCGGGCCGGGACAACCGGATGACCACCCACGTCGGACTCACCGCGCGGGCGCTCGGCGCCGACCGGGTGGTCATTTCGGGCGACGCCTCGCAATCGGCCGAGACCATCGCGGACATCACCGACCGCTTCGGTGGTCCCTTCGAGGTGGAGTTGACCGACAGCCACCGGAAACTCCTCCGGGAGTTCGACGGCATCGTCGTCCACCTCACGATGTACGGCCTGCCGGTACAGGACGTGGAGGCCGACGTTCGAGCCGACTTCGAGGAGGGACCGGTTCTCGTCGTCGTCGGCGCCGAGAAAGTCTCCTTCGACGTCTACGAGGCCGCCGACTACAACGTCGGCGTGACGAACCAGCCCCACTCGGAGGTGGCCGGACTGGCGGTGTTTCTCGACCGACTGTTCGAGGGGCGGGAACTCGACCGCGAGTGGGTCGGCGCCAGCCACGAAGTCGTTCCGAAGGCCACGGGGAAGCAGGTCGAGCCGGTCGACGAGGAGGAGTAG